The following proteins are encoded in a genomic region of Synechococcus sp. CBW1002:
- a CDS encoding bifunctional UDP-sugar hydrolase/5'-nucleotidase, with product MVTNPPLGARQIRLSPPWRSTAGLQAIGGLLAAGALLLAVFVPAMARAERIELQLVQLNDVYEITPIPGGGGDLAQVAGLVRQLRARNPRTLVLMAGDFLSPSAVGTAVVEGRRLDGRQMVAVLNAIGLDQATFGNHEFDLAEGPFRDRLREARFGWISSNVNDTAGRPFPSVVRQRLIELRGSGGASLRLGLLGVTLPSNPAVYVRYSDAVASAIAQAQRLRQHGADVVVALTHQALAQDQQLASSAALIDLILGGHEHENLLQLRFRNPAVQGSAPELTAAGGTATAARAPSPPGCRPAGVPIAKADANARTVWLHTLAYDTVSRCLEIQSSLLPVDGRWPSDPVVARQADHWLQKTEAAFRRQGLEPERVIGISGVLLDGRDAPVRSGSTTLTRLITAAMRAADPASAAAILNAGAIRLDDVLPPGPIREMEVIRALPFGGGLSSVDLEGALLQRVLEVGMANRGSGGYLQVDGAALGTDGRWRLDGEPLEPGRRYRVVLPDFLLTGQEVNLGFLRQGAAGVDVIAPAGDLRQAVIRWLRQHPPGADQPGAG from the coding sequence ATGGTGACCAACCCGCCGCTGGGTGCCCGCCAGATCCGCCTGTCTCCCCCCTGGCGATCCACTGCGGGCCTGCAGGCCATTGGAGGGCTGCTGGCGGCCGGGGCCCTGCTGCTGGCGGTGTTCGTTCCAGCGATGGCGCGGGCCGAGCGGATCGAGCTGCAGCTGGTGCAGCTCAACGACGTCTACGAGATCACGCCGATTCCCGGTGGCGGCGGCGACCTGGCCCAGGTGGCAGGGTTGGTGCGGCAGTTGCGGGCCCGCAATCCCCGCACCCTGGTGCTGATGGCGGGCGATTTCCTCAGTCCCTCGGCCGTGGGCACTGCGGTGGTGGAGGGTCGCCGCCTTGATGGTCGCCAGATGGTGGCGGTGTTGAACGCGATCGGGCTGGATCAGGCCACCTTCGGCAACCACGAATTCGACCTGGCTGAGGGGCCTTTTCGTGACCGACTGCGGGAGGCTCGTTTCGGCTGGATCTCGAGCAATGTCAACGACACGGCTGGTCGCCCCTTCCCTTCAGTGGTGCGTCAACGGCTGATCGAGCTGCGTGGGTCCGGTGGCGCATCCCTGCGCCTCGGGTTGCTGGGGGTGACCCTGCCCAGCAACCCGGCGGTCTACGTGCGCTACAGCGATGCCGTCGCCAGCGCCATCGCCCAGGCCCAGCGCCTGCGGCAGCACGGGGCCGACGTTGTCGTGGCTCTCACCCACCAGGCCCTGGCCCAGGATCAGCAGCTGGCCAGCTCGGCGGCGCTGATCGATCTGATCCTCGGCGGCCATGAGCACGAGAATCTGCTGCAGCTGCGCTTCCGCAATCCTGCTGTTCAGGGTTCGGCCCCTGAGCTGACCGCCGCTGGTGGGACCGCCACCGCTGCCCGGGCACCTTCGCCTCCGGGATGCCGGCCAGCCGGAGTGCCGATCGCCAAGGCGGATGCCAATGCCCGCACGGTGTGGCTCCACACCCTGGCCTACGACACGGTCAGCCGCTGTCTGGAGATCCAGTCCAGTCTGCTGCCGGTTGATGGGCGGTGGCCAAGCGATCCGGTCGTGGCGCGGCAGGCCGATCACTGGCTTCAGAAGACTGAGGCGGCCTTCCGCCGCCAGGGGCTGGAGCCCGAACGGGTGATCGGCATCAGCGGCGTGTTGCTCGATGGCCGCGACGCCCCGGTGCGTTCCGGCTCCACCACCCTCACCCGCCTGATCACGGCTGCCATGCGCGCCGCCGATCCCGCCAGTGCGGCGGCGATTCTCAATGCCGGCGCGATCCGCCTCGATGACGTGCTGCCCCCTGGCCCGATCCGGGAGATGGAGGTGATCCGGGCACTGCCCTTCGGCGGTGGTCTGAGCAGCGTCGACCTCGAGGGGGCGCTGCTGCAGCGGGTGCTGGAGGTGGGGATGGCCAACCGTGGCAGCGGCGGCTATCTGCAGGTGGATGGCGCCGCGTTGGGGACCGATGGCCGCTGGCGGCTCGATGGCGAGCCGCTCGAGCCAGGCCGGCGTTACAGGGTTGTGCTGCCCGATTTCCTGCTCACCGGCCAGGAGGTGAATCTGGGCTTTCTGCGCCAGGGGGCCGCCGGGGTGGACGTGATTGCTCCGGCCGGAGATCTGCGCCAGGCCGTGATTCGCTGGCTGCGGCAGCACCCTCCGGGCGCTGACCAGCCTGGGGCTGGCTGA
- the pgeF gene encoding peptidoglycan editing factor PgeF, with the protein MAEHVPPPFQRPDAGFNDLAGWTWVGCYGGYYLQADLLDGFEHGFFTRQWQGRGPEVLAGYLSAGVSIHRTRQVHGAEVVAASAARTDPWPDADGLCSDAGGQSLWVCGADCTPVLLADPGSGRTAACHAGWRGVAGRIVPAAIEALERNGSRRQDLRAALGPAISGPRYQVDHAVVTAVARSLEPSPGLADASLIESLRHSGALLEDPEPGRHRLDIRAATVQQLERAGIARERIAVCPLCTASEVDLLHSWRRDQVKAVQWSGIVAQG; encoded by the coding sequence ATGGCCGAACACGTTCCGCCCCCGTTTCAGCGCCCCGATGCGGGCTTCAACGACCTGGCCGGCTGGACCTGGGTGGGCTGTTACGGCGGCTACTACCTGCAGGCCGATCTGCTCGACGGCTTTGAGCACGGCTTCTTCACCCGGCAGTGGCAGGGCCGCGGCCCCGAGGTTCTGGCCGGCTATCTGAGCGCCGGTGTCAGCATCCATCGGACCCGCCAGGTGCATGGGGCGGAGGTGGTCGCCGCCTCCGCGGCGAGGACGGATCCCTGGCCGGATGCCGATGGCCTCTGCAGCGATGCGGGTGGCCAGAGCCTCTGGGTCTGCGGCGCCGATTGCACACCGGTGTTGCTGGCCGATCCAGGCAGCGGCCGGACCGCGGCCTGCCATGCCGGCTGGCGCGGGGTGGCGGGCCGGATCGTGCCAGCGGCGATCGAGGCCCTGGAGCGCAACGGCAGCCGCCGCCAGGACCTGCGGGCGGCCCTCGGACCGGCCATCAGTGGGCCCCGGTATCAGGTGGACCATGCCGTGGTCACGGCGGTGGCCCGCAGCCTAGAGCCTTCACCAGGGTTGGCGGACGCCAGCCTGATCGAGAGCCTGCGGCACTCCGGCGCCCTGCTGGAGGATCCCGAGCCAGGGCGCCATCGACTCGACATCCGCGCTGCCACGGTGCAGCAACTCGAGCGGGCCGGGATCGCCAGGGAGCGAATCGCGGTCTGCCCGCTCTGCACCGCCAGCGAAGTGGATCTGCTCCATTCCTGGCGCCGCGATCAGGTGAAGGCGGTGCAGTGGAGCGGCATCGTGGCGCAGGGCTGA
- a CDS encoding Tab2/Atab2 family RNA-binding protein, protein MSGSTASAQPAAPIETARSAPDWELDFYSRPILEADGKKRWELLICATPEATDTGLPFRWHRTCPSNSVNSIWLKQAIEEALAEATDQGLDPPRRLRCWRASMRTMVQRAAEGLGVELVPSRRCYALVEWLQERQAIVYPAEEGYMAGPLAPPPVPIQPVAIPLPEAARGDSWSWASLPAAAIAEAAGWDIDFAGLIRRPDNLADETPIPGVRLFSRHRSLALAAWFAGLEPVRLEISGDQLVLEAGLEDRWLLARLPAEEARASAAAFAAARAQAGGLQFLAVQSSETEPRFQGFWLLRDLPDA, encoded by the coding sequence ATGAGCGGATCGACCGCCTCTGCCCAGCCCGCGGCACCGATCGAGACCGCCCGATCCGCCCCGGACTGGGAGCTCGACTTTTATTCCCGCCCGATCCTCGAAGCCGACGGCAAGAAACGCTGGGAGCTGCTGATCTGTGCCACGCCTGAAGCGACCGACACCGGTCTGCCCTTCCGCTGGCATCGCACCTGTCCGTCCAACAGCGTGAACTCGATCTGGCTGAAACAGGCCATCGAAGAGGCTCTGGCCGAGGCCACCGACCAAGGTCTGGATCCACCCCGTCGGCTGCGCTGCTGGCGAGCCTCGATGCGCACGATGGTGCAGCGGGCTGCTGAGGGCCTGGGGGTGGAACTGGTGCCGAGCCGCCGCTGTTACGCCCTGGTGGAGTGGCTGCAGGAGCGTCAGGCCATCGTGTATCCCGCCGAGGAGGGCTACATGGCTGGCCCCCTGGCACCCCCGCCGGTACCGATCCAGCCGGTGGCCATTCCCCTGCCGGAAGCGGCCCGCGGCGACAGCTGGAGCTGGGCCAGCCTGCCGGCAGCAGCCATCGCTGAGGCTGCGGGCTGGGACATCGACTTCGCCGGGCTGATCCGCCGCCCCGACAACCTGGCTGACGAAACCCCGATTCCCGGTGTGCGTCTGTTCAGCCGCCACCGCTCCCTGGCCCTGGCCGCCTGGTTCGCCGGGCTGGAGCCGGTCAGACTGGAGATCAGCGGCGATCAGCTGGTGCTGGAGGCGGGCCTCGAGGATCGCTGGTTGCTGGCCCGGCTGCCAGCCGAGGAAGCCAGGGCGTCTGCCGCCGCTTTCGCCGCCGCCCGTGCACAAGCGGGGGGGCTGCAGTTCCTGGCCGTTCAGAGCAGCGAGACCGAACCGCGCTTTCAGGGCTTCTGGCTGCTGCGGGATCTGCCGGACGCCTGA
- a CDS encoding S1 RNA-binding domain-containing protein: MAGTGSPSPRTPSQRPVPPGASRPQAGAPVRKLPQVLMLKKEEQAAPDAVAQDAAAPLAPPVRNDATTAQPQAAPTQQRPARSDDDLFGMGELEGLTMADLLGPDSSQRRRPSGGSGSARSIGQGRPGSDASGDRPTQPSRTVDDFDFDEEAFLAALDENEPVGTTGEVVRGVVIALESDGVYVDIGGKAPGFMPKNECGLGVITNLKERFPKGAEVEVLVTREQNADGMVTVSARALALRQSWDKVRQLEKDGQVVQVKVNGFNRGGVTCDLEGLRGFIPRSQLNEGENHEALVGKTIGAAFLEVNPETRKLVLSEKKAASAARFAALEIGQLVEGQVVAVKPYGLFVDLGGVSGLLHHSSITGGQMRDLREVFDQGDRVKALITDLDPGRGRIALNTALLEGQPGELLIEKDKVMAEATDRANRARSVLRQQEQNAG; encoded by the coding sequence ATGGCCGGAACCGGCAGCCCCTCGCCGCGCACGCCCTCCCAGCGCCCCGTTCCGCCGGGAGCGTCCAGGCCCCAGGCAGGCGCACCAGTGCGCAAGCTGCCCCAGGTGTTGATGCTCAAGAAGGAGGAGCAAGCCGCCCCGGACGCTGTTGCGCAGGACGCTGCTGCTCCACTGGCGCCGCCGGTCCGGAACGACGCCACCACGGCCCAGCCTCAGGCGGCCCCAACGCAGCAGCGGCCCGCCCGCAGCGACGATGACCTGTTCGGCATGGGAGAGCTCGAGGGGCTCACCATGGCCGATCTGCTGGGGCCCGACTCCAGCCAGCGCCGCCGCCCGAGCGGCGGGTCCGGGTCTGCCCGCTCCATCGGCCAGGGACGACCCGGTTCCGATGCCAGTGGTGATCGGCCCACTCAGCCCAGCCGCACGGTTGACGACTTCGACTTCGACGAGGAGGCCTTCCTCGCGGCCCTCGACGAGAACGAGCCGGTCGGGACGACCGGTGAAGTGGTGCGTGGCGTGGTCATCGCTCTGGAGAGCGATGGGGTGTATGTGGACATTGGCGGCAAGGCGCCGGGCTTCATGCCGAAGAACGAATGCGGCCTCGGGGTGATCACCAACCTCAAGGAACGCTTCCCCAAGGGGGCTGAGGTCGAAGTGCTGGTCACCCGCGAGCAGAATGCCGACGGCATGGTGACCGTGAGTGCCCGCGCCCTCGCCCTGCGCCAGAGCTGGGACAAGGTGCGCCAGCTGGAGAAGGATGGCCAGGTGGTGCAGGTGAAGGTGAACGGCTTCAACCGTGGTGGCGTCACCTGCGACCTGGAGGGCCTGCGGGGCTTCATTCCCCGGTCCCAGCTCAACGAAGGCGAGAACCACGAGGCCCTGGTGGGCAAGACCATCGGCGCCGCGTTCCTGGAGGTCAACCCCGAGACCCGCAAGCTGGTGCTTTCCGAGAAGAAGGCCGCTTCCGCCGCGAGGTTCGCCGCCCTGGAGATCGGCCAGCTGGTGGAGGGTCAGGTCGTGGCGGTGAAGCCCTATGGCCTGTTTGTCGACCTCGGTGGCGTCAGCGGCCTGCTGCACCACTCCTCCATCACCGGTGGCCAGATGCGCGACCTGCGCGAGGTGTTCGATCAGGGCGACCGGGTGAAGGCCCTGATCACAGACCTGGATCCGGGCCGCGGACGGATCGCCCTGAACACCGCCCTGCTGGAGGGCCAGCCCGGTGAGCTGTTGATTGAAAAGGACAAAGTGATGGCCGAGGCCACCGACCGCGCCAATCGGGCGCGATCCGTGCTGCGCCAGCAGGAGCAGAACGCCGGATGA
- a CDS encoding NAD(P)/FAD-dependent oxidoreductase, which produces MLRLSELKLPLDHSEADLQLAICRRLRIPPGQLLQHRLVKRSVDARRRAAIALVYSLDLVLDLDARAEQRLLQRFCGDPHLRPTPDTTYRFPLEPLRAERSDSGAAAPEASALGRRPLVVGAGPCGYFAALLLAQMGLRPLLLERGRPVKQRTADTFGFWRGQRPFDPESNAQFGEGGAGTFSDGKLYSQVSEPQAYVRKVLEELVAAGANPEILTLHHPHIGTFKLATVVRGLRARIEALGGEVRFEARVEELLLEGADRRVRGVRLAGGETIAADQVVLALGHSARDTFAALHRQGVVMAPKPFAIGLRIEHPQPLIDRARWGEAAGHPRLGPAEYKLVHHCAGPTTTGRSVYSFCMCPGGLVVGATSEPGCVVTNGMSQHSRNERNANSGLVVTVEPADLAPYGTSPDDPLAGVAFQRHWEERAFRAGGGDYRAPAQWVGDFLAGQTSQAAPQQTGPGDPSASPPSVAASYLPGVRLGSLESCLPPVVLDALREALPAFERRLPGYTMAGALLTGVETRTSSPLRIPRDPLSRESLNTPGLYPAGEGAGYAGGILSAAIDGIQVAEAVALSRLSGPPDSD; this is translated from the coding sequence GTGCTGCGCCTGAGTGAGCTGAAGCTGCCGCTGGATCACAGTGAGGCCGATCTGCAGCTCGCGATCTGCCGGCGCCTGCGGATTCCGCCCGGGCAGCTGCTGCAGCACCGACTGGTGAAGCGCAGTGTCGATGCCCGGCGCCGCGCCGCGATTGCGCTGGTCTACAGCCTGGATCTGGTCCTGGACCTGGATGCGCGGGCCGAACAACGGCTGCTGCAGCGGTTTTGTGGCGATCCCCATCTGCGCCCCACCCCTGACACCACCTATCGCTTCCCGCTGGAGCCGCTGCGGGCGGAGCGATCAGACTCCGGCGCGGCGGCTCCTGAGGCATCGGCACTGGGCCGGCGCCCGCTGGTGGTGGGAGCCGGTCCCTGCGGCTACTTCGCGGCTCTGCTGCTGGCCCAGATGGGTCTGCGGCCGCTGCTGCTCGAGCGCGGTCGGCCGGTGAAGCAGCGCACGGCCGACACCTTCGGCTTCTGGCGGGGGCAGCGTCCCTTCGATCCGGAGTCGAATGCCCAGTTCGGCGAAGGCGGAGCCGGCACCTTTTCCGACGGCAAGCTCTACAGCCAGGTGAGTGAACCGCAGGCCTATGTGCGCAAGGTGCTCGAGGAGCTGGTGGCCGCCGGCGCCAACCCCGAGATCCTCACCCTGCACCACCCCCACATCGGCACCTTCAAGCTGGCCACGGTGGTGCGCGGCCTGCGGGCCCGGATCGAAGCGCTGGGCGGTGAGGTGCGCTTCGAGGCGCGGGTGGAGGAGCTGCTGCTGGAGGGGGCCGATCGGCGGGTGCGGGGGGTGCGGCTGGCCGGTGGCGAGACGATCGCCGCCGATCAGGTGGTGCTGGCTCTGGGCCACAGCGCCCGCGACACCTTCGCCGCCCTGCATCGGCAGGGGGTGGTGATGGCCCCCAAGCCCTTCGCGATCGGCCTGCGGATCGAACATCCCCAGCCCCTGATCGATCGGGCTCGCTGGGGGGAGGCTGCCGGCCATCCTCGGCTGGGGCCGGCGGAGTACAAGCTGGTGCATCACTGCGCCGGGCCCACCACCACGGGCCGCAGCGTCTACAGCTTCTGCATGTGTCCGGGGGGGCTGGTGGTGGGGGCCACCTCCGAACCGGGGTGCGTGGTGACCAATGGCATGAGCCAGCATTCCCGCAATGAGCGCAATGCCAACAGCGGCCTGGTGGTGACCGTGGAGCCGGCGGATCTGGCTCCCTATGGCACAAGCCCCGACGATCCCCTGGCCGGGGTGGCCTTCCAGCGTCACTGGGAGGAGCGGGCCTTCAGGGCCGGTGGCGGCGACTACCGGGCGCCGGCCCAGTGGGTCGGGGATTTCCTGGCGGGACAGACCAGCCAGGCGGCGCCGCAGCAGACGGGGCCTGGCGATCCCAGCGCCTCCCCGCCGTCGGTGGCGGCGTCCTATCTGCCCGGCGTGCGGCTCGGATCGCTCGAGTCCTGTCTGCCGCCGGTGGTGCTGGATGCCTTGCGGGAGGCGCTGCCCGCCTTTGAGCGGCGCCTGCCCGGCTACACGATGGCCGGCGCCCTGCTCACGGGCGTCGAGACCCGCACGTCCTCGCCGCTGCGCATTCCCCGTGATCCGCTCAGCCGCGAGAGCCTCAACACGCCGGGGCTCTATCCGGCCGGGGAAGGGGCGGGCTATGCGGGCGGCATCCTCTCGGCCGCGATCGACGGCATTCAGGTGGCCGAGGCGGTGGCCCTCTCCCGGTTGTCGGGTCCGCCGGACAGCGACTGA